The following are encoded together in the Cervus elaphus chromosome 23, mCerEla1.1, whole genome shotgun sequence genome:
- the LOC122681040 gene encoding protein FAM136A produces MAELQQQLRVQEAVDSMVKSLERENIRKMQGLMFRCSAACCEESHASMQQVHQCIERCHAPLAQAQALVTSELEKFQDRLARCTMYCNDKARDSIDAGSKELQVKRQLETCVTKCVDDHMNLIPTMTRKMKESLSSMGK; encoded by the coding sequence ATGGCGGAGCTGCAGCAGCAACTCCGGGTGCAGGAGGCAGTGGACTCCATGGTGAAGAGTCTGGAGAGGGAGAATATCCGGAAGATGCAGGGCCTTATGTTCCGGTGCAGCGCTGCCTGCTGTGAGGAAAGCCATGCGTCCATGCAGCAAGTCCACCAGTGCATTGAGCGCTGCCATGCACCGCTGGCTCAAGCCCAGGCCCTGGTGACCAGCGAGTTGGAGAAGTTCCAGGACCGCCTGGCCCGGTGCACTATGTATTGCAATGACAAGGCCAGAGATTCGATAGATGCAGGGAGTAAGGAGCTTCAGGTGAAGCGGCAGCTGGAGACCTGCGTGACCAAGTGTGTGGATGACCACATGAACCTCATCCCAACCATGACCAGGAAGATGAAGGAGTCACTCTCATCCATGGGGAAATAG